From the genome of Pseudomonas sp. TMP9, one region includes:
- a CDS encoding alpha/beta fold hydrolase: MSEPLILQPTLTADACVIWLHGLGADRYDFMPVAEALQQRLRSTRFVLPQAPTQAVTINGGYAMPSWYDILAMSPARAINREQLETSAQQVISLIEAQRDSGIDPARIILAGFSQGGAVVLHTAFLRWQFALGGVIALSTYAPTFANDITLADTKKQLPVLCLHGTRDDIVLPAMGRAAYDFLNAAGVCVQWQDYPMGHEVVNEEIRDIADWLEQRLSR, from the coding sequence ATGAGCGAACCATTGATCCTTCAACCCACACTCACTGCCGACGCGTGCGTCATTTGGTTGCACGGCCTGGGAGCCGACCGTTATGACTTTATGCCGGTGGCCGAAGCGTTGCAGCAGCGCTTGCGCAGCACTCGCTTTGTCCTGCCGCAGGCGCCGACTCAGGCAGTTACCATCAATGGCGGCTACGCCATGCCCAGCTGGTACGACATTTTGGCCATGAGCCCGGCGCGCGCGATTAACCGCGAGCAGCTGGAAACCTCAGCGCAGCAGGTCATCAGCCTGATTGAAGCGCAGCGTGACAGCGGCATTGATCCGGCCAGGATTATTCTTGCTGGTTTCTCCCAAGGTGGCGCAGTCGTGCTGCACACCGCCTTCTTGCGCTGGCAATTCGCCTTAGGCGGCGTGATAGCCCTGTCGACCTACGCACCCACTTTTGCTAACGACATCACCCTCGCGGATACAAAAAAACAGCTGCCAGTGCTGTGTTTGCACGGCACACGCGATGACATCGTGTTACCGGCCATGGGCCGCGCAGCCTATGACTTCCTCAACGCTGCGGGTGTATGCGTGCAGTGGCAGGATTACCCGATGGGCCATGAAGTGGTGAATGAAGAGATCCGCGATATTGCCGATTGGCTGGAGCAACGCCTCAGTCGTTAA
- a CDS encoding GGDEF domain-containing protein, which produces MKTAAWQADLQQLHQLRLFNNVAAGSMTRLLTAFSACDLDAGDVLLSPFNRNQYLYLLLKGQLKVYLGSLDGHAVSTLKAGDCVGEISFIDNGHPSAYVVATEPCFVLCLHRESLFSLLQKSPELMQNLLELLCDRVRKGNRIILDSEQTANIDALTGAYNRRWLEHIFERESTRSAFNEKPLCMLMLDVDHFKAYNDQHGHLAGDYALCLVAHTLSNQLRPKDSLTRYGGEEFVILLPEISAEEARSIGERLRVALGEVKSFHAPIGVLPGVTVSIGLAQMQPQDSLQGLIARADSALYQAKQQGRDCLCG; this is translated from the coding sequence ATGAAAACCGCCGCGTGGCAGGCCGACCTGCAGCAACTCCATCAGTTGCGGCTGTTTAACAACGTTGCCGCTGGGAGCATGACCAGGCTGCTCACCGCGTTCAGCGCCTGCGATTTAGACGCTGGCGACGTTCTGCTCTCGCCCTTCAACCGCAATCAATACCTCTATCTATTGCTGAAGGGTCAACTCAAGGTTTATCTAGGCTCGCTCGATGGGCACGCCGTGAGCACGCTCAAAGCCGGTGACTGCGTCGGCGAAATCAGCTTTATTGATAATGGTCACCCCTCTGCTTACGTAGTAGCCACAGAACCCTGCTTTGTATTGTGCCTGCACCGCGAATCGCTGTTCAGCTTGCTTCAGAAATCCCCTGAGTTGATGCAAAACCTGCTTGAGCTGCTGTGCGACCGCGTGCGCAAGGGTAATCGGATCATTCTCGACAGCGAACAAACCGCCAATATCGACGCCCTGACTGGCGCTTATAACCGGCGCTGGTTGGAGCATATTTTTGAGCGCGAAAGCACCCGCAGCGCGTTCAATGAAAAACCCCTGTGCATGCTTATGCTCGATGTTGACCACTTCAAAGCCTACAACGACCAGCACGGCCATTTGGCGGGCGATTACGCGCTGTGCCTGGTTGCCCACACCCTGAGCAACCAATTACGACCCAAGGACAGCCTGACCCGCTACGGCGGTGAAGAATTCGTTATTTTGCTACCGGAAATCAGTGCCGAGGAAGCCCGCAGCATCGGCGAGCGCTTGCGTGTGGCGCTGGGTGAGGTCAAGTCATTCCACGCGCCCATTGGCGTATTGCCGGGCGTGACGGTGTCCATCGGCCTCGCGCAAATGCAGCCGCAAGACAGCCTTCAAGGCCTGATCGCTAGGGCCGACAGCGCGCTGTACCAAGCCAAGCAACAAGGTCGCGACTGCCTCTGTGGCTAA
- the rhlB gene encoding ATP-dependent RNA helicase RhlB — MLKALKKMFGKAEGEQHSPAIQRTETPSAPRVEHDANAEKSRRSAAPRATEAPENLLPSKEKPAKPRRDRPAKVLDNWKLEDFAVEPAEGKTRFHDFKLSSGLMHAIHDLGFPYCTPIQAQVLGYTLSGRDAIGRAQTGTGKTAAFLISIITQLQQTPAPKDRYMGEPRALIIAPTRELVVQIAKDAADLTKYTGLNVMSFVGGMDFDKQLKLLESRFCDILVATPGRLLDFNQRGEVHLDMVEVMVLDEADRMLDMGFIPQVRQIIRQTPMKGERQTLLFSATFTDDVMNLAKQWTTDPAIVEIEPENVASDSVEQHVYAVAGSDKYKLLYNLITQNDWIRVMVFANRKDEVRRIEERLTRDGISAVQMSGDVPQHKRIRALEGFREGKIRVMVATDVAGRGIHVDAISHVINFTLPETPDDYVHRIGRTGRAGASGTSISFAGEDDAYALPGIEALLGRKIACEMPPDELLKPVPRKN, encoded by the coding sequence GTGCTCAAAGCACTCAAAAAAATGTTCGGCAAAGCCGAGGGCGAGCAGCACAGCCCAGCAATTCAGCGCACTGAAACGCCCAGCGCGCCGCGCGTCGAACACGACGCCAACGCTGAAAAATCTCGTCGCAGCGCAGCACCACGTGCAACTGAAGCGCCTGAGAACCTATTACCGAGCAAGGAAAAACCGGCAAAACCGCGCCGCGACCGTCCTGCCAAAGTGCTTGATAACTGGAAACTTGAAGACTTCGCGGTAGAACCGGCCGAGGGCAAAACTCGCTTTCATGATTTCAAACTCTCGTCTGGGCTGATGCACGCCATCCATGACCTTGGCTTCCCCTATTGCACACCGATTCAAGCCCAGGTACTGGGTTACACCCTTAGCGGCCGTGACGCCATTGGTCGCGCACAGACCGGCACGGGCAAAACGGCAGCGTTTCTGATCTCGATCATCACCCAGTTGCAGCAAACTCCGGCGCCGAAAGACCGCTATATGGGTGAACCGCGGGCGCTGATCATCGCGCCGACCCGTGAACTGGTGGTGCAAATCGCCAAAGATGCTGCTGACCTGACCAAATACACCGGCCTCAATGTGATGAGCTTTGTCGGCGGCATGGACTTCGACAAACAGCTCAAGCTGCTCGAGTCGCGCTTTTGCGACATTTTGGTGGCCACGCCAGGTCGTCTGCTCGACTTTAACCAGCGCGGCGAAGTGCACTTGGACATGGTCGAAGTGATGGTATTGGATGAAGCCGACCGCATGCTCGACATGGGCTTTATCCCGCAAGTACGCCAAATTATTCGCCAGACCCCAATGAAGGGCGAACGCCAAACCTTGCTGTTCTCCGCCACCTTCACCGACGACGTGATGAACCTGGCTAAACAGTGGACCACTGACCCGGCCATCGTCGAAATTGAACCAGAAAACGTCGCCAGCGACTCGGTGGAGCAGCACGTCTATGCCGTGGCTGGCAGCGACAAATACAAGCTGCTGTATAACCTGATTACCCAAAACGACTGGATTCGGGTGATGGTCTTCGCCAACCGCAAAGATGAAGTGCGGCGCATCGAAGAGCGCCTAACCCGCGACGGCATCAGCGCCGTGCAAATGTCCGGCGATGTGCCGCAGCACAAGCGCATCCGCGCTTTAGAAGGCTTCCGTGAGGGTAAAATTCGCGTGATGGTCGCCACCGATGTGGCAGGTCGTGGCATCCACGTCGATGCAATCAGTCACGTGATCAACTTTACCCTGCCGGAAACCCCAGACGACTACGTGCACCGCATCGGCCGTACCGGTCGTGCTGGCGCCAGCGGCACCTCAATCAGCTTTGCCGGCGAAGACGATGCCTACGCCCTGCCGGGCATCGAAGCACTACTGGGCCGCAAGATCGCCTGCGAAATGCCGCCCGACGAGCTGCTTAAGCCGGTGCCGCGCAAAAACTGA
- the dinB gene encoding DNA polymerase IV — translation MNSRKIIHVDCDCFYAAIEMRDDPSLANKPLAVGGSADRRGVIATCNYEARSYGVRSAMASGHALKLCPDLVIVKPRMEAYKLVSREIQAIFRDYTELIEPLSLDEAYLDVTDSPHFAGSATRIAQDIRRRVSQALHITVSAGVAPNKFLAKIASDWKKPNGLFVITPDEVDDFVASLAVNKLHGVGKVTADKLGRLGIRTCSDLREYNKLALVKEFGSFGERLWGLARGIDERAVHNDSRRQSVSVENTFDKDLPDLAACLEQLPALLEELDTRMARLDPSYRPDKPFVKIKFHDFTQTTLEQAGARRDLDSYSRLLSAAFLRGNKAVRLLGVGVRLHDLRGKHEQLELFSRQESTC, via the coding sequence ATGAACAGCCGCAAGATCATCCACGTTGACTGTGACTGCTTTTATGCTGCCATCGAAATGCGTGATGACCCGAGTTTGGCCAACAAGCCGCTGGCGGTCGGCGGCTCGGCGGATCGGCGCGGGGTGATTGCCACCTGTAACTATGAGGCGCGCAGCTACGGTGTGCGTTCGGCGATGGCGTCGGGGCACGCGTTAAAGCTGTGCCCAGACCTGGTGATCGTTAAGCCGCGTATGGAAGCTTACAAGTTGGTTTCGCGCGAAATTCAGGCGATCTTTCGAGACTACACCGAGCTCATCGAGCCGTTATCGCTTGATGAAGCCTACCTAGATGTTACTGACAGTCCGCACTTTGCCGGCAGCGCTACGCGCATCGCCCAGGATATTCGTCGGCGAGTATCGCAGGCGTTGCACATCACGGTTTCTGCAGGCGTGGCGCCGAACAAGTTCCTCGCCAAGATTGCCAGCGACTGGAAGAAGCCCAACGGCTTGTTCGTTATCACCCCTGATGAGGTGGACGATTTTGTCGCCTCCTTGGCGGTGAATAAATTGCATGGCGTGGGTAAGGTCACGGCTGACAAGCTCGGACGCTTGGGCATCCGCACCTGCAGTGACCTACGCGAGTACAACAAGCTGGCGTTGGTCAAAGAGTTTGGCAGCTTCGGCGAGCGCCTGTGGGGGTTGGCGCGCGGCATTGATGAGCGCGCAGTGCATAACGACAGCCGGCGTCAGTCCGTTAGCGTGGAAAACACCTTCGACAAAGATTTGCCCGATCTCGCCGCCTGCCTGGAACAATTGCCCGCTCTGCTAGAGGAATTGGACACGCGTATGGCGCGTTTAGACCCCAGTTACCGACCCGATAAACCCTTCGTTAAAATCAAATTTCATGACTTTACTCAGACCACGCTGGAGCAAGCTGGGGCGCGACGTGACCTAGACAGTTACAGCCGGCTGCTGAGCGCTGCTTTTTTGCGCGGCAACAAGGCTGTGCGCCTGCTGGGTGTTGGCGTGCGCTTGCATGACCTGCGTGGCAAGCACGAACAGTTGGAGTTGTTTTCACGTCAAGAATCAACGTGCTGA
- the rimO gene encoding 30S ribosomal protein S12 methylthiotransferase RimO, whose translation MSTPAAPKVGFVSLGCPKALVDSERILTQLRMEGYEVVSTYQDADVVVVNTCGFIDSAKAESLEVIGEAIKENGKVIVTGCMGVEESAIRNVHPSVLSVTGPQQYEQVLNAVHDVVPPSTSHNPLIDLVPPQGIKLTPRHYAYLKISEGCNHTCSFCIIPSMRGKLVSRPVGDVLSEAERLVKAGVKELLVISQDTSAYGVDMKYKTDFWNGQPVKTRMTEMCEALSSMGVWVRLHYVYPYPHVDELIPLMAAGKILPYLDIPFQHASPKILKAMKRPAFEDKTLARIKNWREICPELTIRSTFIVGFPGETEEDFQYLLNWLTEAQLDRVGCFQYSPVEGASANLLDNHVPDDVKQDRWDRFMAHQQAISTARLQLKVGKEMDVLIDEVDDQGAVARCYADAPEIDGSVFIASTEVKPGDKVRVRIVDADEYDMWAELI comes from the coding sequence ATGTCCACCCCCGCTGCGCCAAAAGTCGGCTTCGTTTCACTTGGATGCCCCAAAGCCTTGGTGGACTCCGAGCGCATTCTGACCCAGCTGCGCATGGAAGGTTATGAGGTGGTGTCGACCTATCAGGACGCCGACGTGGTGGTGGTCAACACCTGCGGCTTTATCGACAGCGCCAAGGCTGAATCTCTGGAAGTAATCGGCGAAGCCATTAAAGAAAACGGCAAAGTGATTGTCACCGGCTGCATGGGCGTGGAAGAAAGCGCAATCCGCAACGTACACCCCAGCGTGCTCTCAGTGACCGGCCCGCAACAGTATGAACAGGTGCTCAACGCCGTACACGACGTGGTGCCACCCTCGACCTCACACAATCCACTGATCGACCTTGTGCCGCCGCAAGGCATCAAGCTCACCCCGCGCCATTACGCTTATTTGAAGATATCCGAAGGCTGCAACCACACCTGCAGCTTTTGCATCATCCCGTCCATGCGCGGCAAGCTGGTCAGCCGGCCTGTGGGCGACGTGCTCAGCGAAGCCGAGCGCCTGGTGAAAGCCGGCGTTAAAGAGCTGCTGGTGATTTCTCAGGACACCAGCGCCTATGGCGTCGACATGAAGTACAAAACTGACTTCTGGAACGGCCAGCCGGTGAAAACTCGCATGACCGAAATGTGCGAAGCCTTATCGAGCATGGGTGTTTGGGTGCGTTTGCACTACGTCTACCCCTACCCGCACGTCGACGAACTGATCCCGCTGATGGCCGCTGGTAAAATCCTGCCGTACCTGGATATCCCCTTCCAGCACGCCAGCCCGAAAATACTTAAAGCGATGAAGCGCCCAGCCTTCGAAGACAAGACCTTGGCGCGGATCAAGAATTGGCGCGAAATCTGCCCGGAACTGACCATCCGCTCGACCTTTATCGTCGGTTTCCCCGGTGAAACTGAAGAAGACTTCCAATACCTCCTCAACTGGCTGACCGAAGCCCAGCTCGACCGCGTGGGTTGCTTCCAGTACTCGCCCGTCGAAGGGGCATCCGCCAACCTGCTCGACAACCACGTACCGGATGACGTGAAGCAGGACCGCTGGGACCGCTTTATGGCTCATCAACAAGCCATCAGCACCGCACGCCTGCAGCTGAAAGTCGGTAAAGAAATGGATGTGCTGATCGACGAGGTCGACGACCAAGGCGCAGTCGCCCGCTGCTATGCCGACGCACCGGAGATCGACGGTAGCGTGTTTATCGCCAGCACGGAGGTCAAGCCTGGCGACAAAGTACGCGTGCGTATCGTTGATGCCGATGAATACGACATGTGGGCTGAGTTGATTTAA